The following are encoded in a window of Saccharothrix longispora genomic DNA:
- a CDS encoding M23 family metallopeptidase, with the protein MAAAVVAVGTLTTGVGAAGGFGSDSGDTRFIPLGAGPELAAALVHSSAPRATPVATVHTVEPGLETAKLMRSEALYARQHVDRAIRQASDGYTARQAELKRQQDEQAAKDAQAAADAQAVKDAQAAQDAENARIATEQAAAAVAARPKAVKPAQGAFTSGFGARWGTTHYGVDIANAIGTPILSVQDGVVVEAGAASGFGLWVRVQHDDGTITIYGHVNEILVSQGQRVAAGDQIATMGNRGQSTGPHLHFEVWIGGSQKIDPIGWLGERGITL; encoded by the coding sequence GTGGCGGCCGCGGTCGTCGCGGTGGGCACGCTCACCACCGGTGTCGGCGCGGCCGGCGGTTTCGGCTCCGACTCCGGTGACACCCGGTTCATCCCCCTCGGCGCCGGCCCCGAACTGGCCGCCGCCCTCGTGCACAGCTCCGCACCCCGGGCTACCCCGGTCGCGACGGTTCACACCGTCGAACCCGGGTTGGAGACCGCGAAGCTCATGCGCTCCGAGGCGCTCTACGCGCGGCAGCACGTGGACCGGGCGATCAGGCAGGCGTCCGACGGCTACACCGCCCGCCAGGCCGAGTTGAAGCGGCAGCAGGACGAGCAGGCCGCGAAGGACGCCCAGGCGGCGGCGGACGCGCAGGCGGTGAAGGACGCGCAGGCCGCGCAGGACGCCGAGAACGCGCGGATCGCCACCGAGCAGGCCGCTGCCGCCGTCGCGGCGCGCCCGAAGGCCGTCAAGCCGGCCCAGGGCGCGTTCACGTCCGGCTTCGGCGCGCGCTGGGGCACCACCCACTACGGCGTGGACATCGCCAACGCCATCGGCACCCCGATCCTCTCCGTCCAGGACGGCGTGGTCGTCGAGGCGGGAGCCGCCTCCGGCTTCGGCCTGTGGGTGCGCGTCCAGCACGACGACGGCACCATCACGATCTACGGCCACGTGAACGAGATCCTCGTGTCGCAGGGGCAGCGGGTCGCCGCCGGCGACCAGATCGCCACCATGGGCAACCGCGGTCAGTCCACCGGCCCCCACCTGCACTTCGAGGTGTGGATCGGCGGCTCGCAGAAGATCGACCCGATCGGGTGGCTCGGCGAGCGCGGCATCACCCTCTGA
- a CDS encoding PfkB family carbohydrate kinase produces MAPPSPPHPPLPEPEFDVLLSGTVFLDIIFTGLPRPPAPGTEVWAEGLGSCPGGIANLAVALSRLQLRTALSAAFGEDAYGDFCWEVLADQEGVDLGHCRRFYGWHSPVTVSMAMDRDRSMVTHGHRPPVSADEMLDPPPCTRAAFVHVGADDERWVWAAKERGALLFADIGWDRTGVWAPELLRRLDGYDVFLPNDVEAQHYTRSDTPERAAAALAEQVPVVVVTRGGGGAVAVDSSTGEQVDVPGLNVAALDSTGAGDVFGAGFVLGTLAGWPLEHRVRFANLCAALSVQHFGGSLSAPGWGDIAAWWRTVSRRGEPELRPYGFLEDVLPHGAGAEVRRASATIRLRST; encoded by the coding sequence ATGGCACCGCCGTCGCCACCGCACCCGCCCCTGCCCGAACCCGAGTTCGACGTGCTGCTGTCCGGGACGGTGTTCCTGGACATCATCTTCACCGGCCTGCCCCGGCCGCCCGCGCCGGGCACGGAGGTGTGGGCCGAAGGGCTGGGCTCGTGCCCCGGGGGCATCGCCAACCTCGCCGTGGCGCTGAGCCGGCTCCAGCTGCGCACGGCCCTGTCCGCCGCGTTCGGCGAGGACGCCTACGGCGACTTCTGCTGGGAGGTCCTCGCCGATCAGGAGGGCGTCGACCTGGGCCACTGCCGCCGCTTCTACGGCTGGCACTCGCCGGTCACCGTGTCCATGGCGATGGACCGCGACCGGTCCATGGTCACCCACGGCCACCGGCCGCCCGTGTCCGCCGACGAGATGCTCGACCCGCCGCCGTGCACCCGCGCCGCGTTCGTGCACGTCGGCGCGGACGACGAGCGGTGGGTGTGGGCGGCCAAGGAGCGGGGCGCGCTGCTGTTCGCCGACATCGGCTGGGACCGCACCGGGGTCTGGGCGCCCGAGCTGCTGCGGCGGCTCGACGGCTACGACGTGTTCCTGCCCAACGACGTGGAGGCGCAGCACTACACCAGGAGCGACACGCCGGAGCGGGCCGCCGCCGCGCTGGCCGAGCAGGTGCCCGTGGTGGTGGTGACGCGCGGTGGCGGGGGAGCGGTGGCGGTCGACTCGTCCACCGGCGAGCAGGTGGACGTGCCGGGGCTCAACGTGGCCGCGCTGGACTCCACCGGCGCCGGTGACGTGTTCGGCGCGGGGTTCGTGCTCGGCACGCTCGCCGGGTGGCCGCTGGAGCACCGGGTGCGGTTCGCGAACCTGTGCGCCGCGCTGTCGGTCCAGCACTTCGGCGGCTCGCTGTCGGCGCCGGGGTGGGGCGACATCGCCGCCTGGTGGCGGACCGTGTCGCGGCGCGGCGAGCCGGAGCTGCGCCCGTACGGGTTCCTGGAGGACGTGCTGCCGCACGGCGCGGGCGCCGAGGTGCGGCGGGCGAGCGCGACGATACGGCTCCGCTCCACCTGA
- a CDS encoding lysozyme: MAGVTALTTTGPTVAGMDVSSHQGDVDWDHWWAQGKRFAYVKATEGTGYRNPYYDQQFHGSHRVGMLRGAYHFALPDRSDGVTQANYFVDHGGGWTADGTTLPGALDIEYNPYGDDTCYGLAPDAMVTWIRQFTDTYRARTGRAPMIYTSTLWWDRCTGRAGDFSAGPVWVARYADSVGPLPHPWTAHAIWQHSSTPIDQNLFNGTPDDLLALARG, encoded by the coding sequence ATGGCCGGCGTGACGGCGTTGACGACCACCGGCCCGACCGTCGCCGGCATGGACGTCAGCAGCCACCAGGGCGACGTGGACTGGGACCACTGGTGGGCCCAGGGCAAGCGGTTCGCCTACGTCAAGGCCACCGAGGGCACCGGGTACCGCAACCCGTACTACGACCAGCAGTTCCACGGTTCCCACCGGGTCGGGATGCTCCGCGGCGCCTACCACTTCGCGCTGCCCGACCGGTCCGACGGCGTCACCCAGGCGAACTACTTCGTCGACCACGGCGGCGGCTGGACGGCCGACGGGACGACGCTGCCCGGCGCGCTGGACATCGAGTACAACCCCTACGGCGATGACACCTGCTACGGCCTCGCGCCGGACGCCATGGTGACCTGGATCAGGCAGTTCACCGACACCTACCGGGCGCGGACCGGCCGCGCCCCGATGATCTACACGTCCACGCTGTGGTGGGACCGGTGCACCGGTCGGGCGGGCGACTTCAGCGCCGGCCCGGTGTGGGTGGCGCGGTACGCGGACAGCGTCGGCCCGCTGCCGCACCCGTGGACGGCGCACGCCATCTGGCAGCACTCGTCCACCCCGATCGACCAGAACCTGTTCAACGGCACGCCGGACGACCTCCTGGCACTGGCCAGGGGTTGA
- a CDS encoding transglycosylase domain-containing protein — protein sequence MAGVLLAALLFPVVGGLGLASNRAADTVDQTSAELTEAELPLVSTVLDMNGQPIAYLYDQYRIPVPSEGIADTMKAAIIAIEDKRFFDHAGVDWQGIARAAAKAGVDGETSQGASTLTQQYVKNYLAFVVGKGSEEAYEKATEATIGRKISEARIATQLEQKMTKDEILTAYLNVVPFGNGTYGVGAAARTYFDTTPDKLTVPQAAMLAGLVNEPSRLNPGADPDPAIKRRNTVIDKMLENGAFGSDEKVAKEKADEAKAADIGVVPNLRLLPNGCVGAGDGPVYGFFCRYLVDYLDRSGLPVDEILRGGYTIHSTMDPVATRAAKEAAESQVPKTQPGVANAMAVVQPGADKHRVRALAANRDFGNNAEAGQSAYSIPAEVTKFGAGSIYKVFTAAAALERGVTGIDRQIDVPETYTSRVYKDGNKGYTVKNSGKYPEKMSLTQALAQSPNTGFIILEEKAGLNNVVDMAHRLGLRESMQGVNNAGDPLKADGSNGPSQGDVYKRDNSGSFTLGAGPTSILELSNVAATIMSGGKWCPPTPVEQVTDRNGKPVQLKEAACDQAVAPEVANALANGMSADTKPGGTAAAAAAGWDRPMIGKTGTTENHWSVAFMGATPQYAGAVMTFTDGVAPQVICSGSPPRLCGTNDAGGVFGGQVAAPTWFNAMRVIHDGKPVEQLPPVDPRYR from the coding sequence ATGGCGGGGGTGCTCCTCGCGGCGCTGCTCTTCCCCGTGGTGGGCGGCCTCGGACTGGCCTCCAACCGGGCGGCCGACACCGTCGACCAGACCTCGGCCGAGCTGACCGAGGCCGAGCTGCCGCTCGTGTCCACCGTGCTGGACATGAACGGCCAGCCCATCGCGTACCTCTACGACCAGTACCGCATCCCCGTGCCGTCCGAGGGCATCGCCGACACGATGAAGGCCGCGATCATCGCGATCGAGGACAAGCGGTTCTTCGACCACGCGGGCGTCGACTGGCAGGGCATCGCCCGCGCCGCCGCCAAGGCCGGTGTGGACGGCGAGACGTCCCAGGGCGCCTCGACGCTGACCCAGCAGTACGTGAAGAACTACCTGGCGTTCGTCGTCGGCAAGGGTTCCGAGGAAGCCTACGAGAAGGCCACCGAGGCGACGATCGGCCGCAAGATCAGCGAGGCGCGCATCGCCACGCAGCTCGAGCAGAAGATGACGAAGGACGAGATCCTCACCGCGTACCTCAACGTCGTCCCGTTCGGCAACGGCACCTACGGCGTCGGTGCGGCGGCCCGCACCTACTTCGACACCACGCCCGACAAGCTGACCGTGCCGCAGGCCGCGATGCTGGCCGGCCTGGTCAACGAGCCGAGCCGGCTCAACCCGGGCGCCGACCCCGACCCCGCGATCAAGCGGCGCAACACCGTGATCGACAAGATGCTGGAGAACGGCGCGTTCGGCTCGGACGAGAAGGTCGCCAAGGAGAAGGCCGACGAGGCCAAGGCCGCGGACATCGGCGTCGTGCCCAACCTGAGGTTGCTGCCCAACGGCTGCGTCGGCGCGGGTGACGGCCCGGTCTACGGCTTCTTCTGCCGCTACCTGGTCGACTACCTCGACCGGTCGGGCCTGCCCGTGGACGAGATCCTGCGCGGCGGCTACACCATCCACAGCACCATGGACCCGGTCGCGACGCGCGCCGCGAAGGAAGCCGCCGAGTCCCAGGTGCCCAAGACCCAGCCGGGCGTGGCCAACGCGATGGCCGTCGTGCAGCCGGGCGCGGACAAGCACCGGGTGCGGGCGCTGGCGGCCAACCGAGACTTCGGCAACAACGCCGAGGCCGGGCAGAGCGCCTACTCCATCCCCGCCGAGGTGACGAAGTTCGGCGCGGGCTCGATCTACAAGGTGTTCACCGCGGCCGCCGCGCTGGAGCGGGGCGTGACCGGCATCGACCGGCAGATCGACGTGCCGGAGACCTACACGTCCCGGGTCTACAAGGACGGCAACAAGGGCTACACGGTCAAGAACTCCGGCAAGTACCCGGAGAAGATGAGCCTGACCCAGGCGCTCGCGCAGTCGCCGAACACCGGGTTCATCATCCTGGAGGAGAAGGCCGGCCTGAACAACGTCGTGGACATGGCCCACCGGCTCGGCCTGCGCGAGTCGATGCAGGGCGTGAACAACGCCGGCGACCCGCTCAAGGCGGACGGTTCCAACGGCCCGTCGCAGGGCGACGTCTACAAGCGCGACAACAGCGGCTCGTTCACCCTGGGCGCCGGCCCGACCAGCATCCTGGAGCTGTCGAACGTGGCCGCGACGATCATGAGCGGCGGCAAGTGGTGCCCGCCGACCCCGGTCGAGCAGGTCACGGACCGCAACGGCAAGCCCGTGCAGCTCAAGGAAGCCGCGTGCGACCAGGCCGTGGCGCCCGAGGTGGCGAACGCCCTGGCCAACGGCATGAGCGCGGACACGAAGCCCGGTGGCACGGCCGCCGCCGCGGCGGCCGGCTGGGACCGCCCGATGATCGGCAAGACCGGCACGACCGAGAACCACTGGTCGGTGGCGTTCATGGGCGCGACCCCGCAGTACGCCGGCGCGGTCATGACCTTCACCGACGGCGTCGCGCCGCAGGTCATCTGCAGCGGCAGCCCGCCCCGCCTGTGCGGCACCAACGACGCGGGCGGCGTCTTCGGCGGCCAGGTGGCGGCGCCGACCTGGTTCAACGCGATGCGGGTGATCCACGACGGCAAGCCCGTCGAGCAGCTCCCGCCGGTGGACCCCCGCTACCGCTAG
- a CDS encoding nucleotidyltransferase family protein → MRVVGLLLAAGAGRRFGAPKALVSSDGVPWVDRTCAVLDAAGCAPVVVVLGASAPEVRERASLARRVVVDNPDWATGMGSSLRAGLAVLPGLGADAVVVLPVDTPGVTAAAVARLVALASRTALARASYGGAPGHPVLIGADHWAGAAASATGDAGARGYLRAHRALDVPCGDVADGADVDRPEDLPPPPDPRSPSSGVSPRAAPPAADPR, encoded by the coding sequence GTGCGGGTCGTGGGGTTGCTGCTCGCCGCGGGCGCCGGGCGGCGCTTCGGGGCGCCCAAGGCGCTGGTGTCGTCGGACGGCGTGCCGTGGGTCGACCGGACCTGCGCCGTGCTCGACGCCGCCGGCTGCGCCCCCGTCGTCGTGGTGCTCGGCGCGTCCGCGCCCGAGGTGCGGGAACGGGCGTCGCTGGCGCGCCGCGTCGTCGTGGACAACCCCGACTGGGCCACCGGCATGGGCTCGTCGCTGCGGGCGGGCCTGGCCGTGCTGCCCGGGCTGGGCGCGGACGCCGTCGTCGTGCTGCCGGTGGACACGCCCGGGGTCACCGCGGCGGCCGTCGCGCGGCTCGTGGCCCTCGCGTCCCGGACCGCGCTGGCGCGCGCCTCCTACGGCGGCGCGCCGGGCCACCCCGTGCTGATCGGCGCCGACCACTGGGCGGGTGCGGCGGCGTCGGCGACCGGCGACGCGGGCGCGCGCGGCTACCTGCGCGCGCACCGCGCCCTCGACGTGCCGTGCGGTGACGTGGCGGACGGCGCGGACGTGGACCGGCCCGAGGACCTGCCGCCGCCCCCCGACCCCCGTAGCCCGTCCTCGGGGGTCAGTCCTCGGGCCGCACCACCGGCAGCGGACCCGAGGTGA
- a CDS encoding helix-turn-helix domain-containing protein, translated as MTELTYSERRVATLAACGHSNRAIAMRLHITVSTVEQHLTRVYRKLAVTSRTELKGHQALV; from the coding sequence ATGACGGAGTTGACCTACTCGGAGCGCAGGGTCGCGACCCTCGCCGCGTGTGGCCACAGCAACCGGGCGATCGCGATGCGGTTGCACATCACCGTGAGCACGGTGGAGCAGCACCTCACCAGGGTCTACCGGAAGCTGGCCGTGACTAGCCGCACCGAGCTGAAGGGGCACCAGGCCCTAGTGTGA
- the shbA gene encoding RNA polymerase sigma factor ShbA: protein MVQHASVRADVEVGVGVGAPGRPGVRLVAGGGTDRVTAQWLAEAELAELVDEALSGDPRATGQLLARIQPLVLRYCRARVGSRERTLVSAEDIAQEVCLAVVSALGKYKYEPGSFLAFVYGIAAHKVADARRRAVRSRSEVVPELPDTPALEDGPEQRAVNGEMIGHITQLLRKLPDRQREILVLRVAVGLSAEETAAAVGSTPGAVRVAQHRALARMREMFAAVDG, encoded by the coding sequence ATGGTGCAGCACGCATCCGTGCGAGCTGACGTCGAGGTCGGTGTCGGTGTCGGGGCACCCGGCCGTCCCGGGGTGAGGTTGGTGGCCGGAGGGGGGACCGACCGGGTGACGGCCCAGTGGTTGGCCGAGGCCGAACTGGCCGAGCTGGTGGACGAGGCCCTCTCGGGCGACCCGCGCGCCACGGGGCAGCTGCTGGCGCGCATCCAGCCGCTCGTGCTGCGCTACTGCCGCGCCCGCGTCGGCTCCCGCGAGCGCACGCTCGTGTCGGCCGAGGACATCGCCCAGGAGGTGTGCCTAGCCGTGGTGTCGGCGCTGGGCAAGTACAAGTACGAGCCCGGCTCGTTCCTGGCGTTCGTCTACGGCATCGCCGCGCACAAGGTCGCCGACGCCCGAAGACGCGCGGTGCGCAGCCGCTCCGAGGTCGTGCCCGAACTGCCCGACACCCCCGCGCTGGAGGACGGTCCCGAGCAGCGGGCCGTGAACGGCGAGATGATCGGCCACATCACGCAGCTGCTGCGGAAGCTGCCCGACCGGCAGCGGGAGATCCTCGTGCTGCGGGTCGCCGTGGGCCTGTCCGCCGAGGAGACCGCCGCCGCCGTCGGCTCCACACCGGGCGCCGTGCGGGTCGCCCAGCACCGGGCCCTGGCCCGAATGCGCGAGATGTTCGCGGCTGTCGACGGCTGA
- a CDS encoding alpha/beta fold hydrolase — protein sequence MIEQLGVETDEGVFDAIAAGPEDGRPVLFLHGFPEAAVEWEHQVAVLGREGFRAVAFDQRGYSPGVRPERPADYGIEALVGDVLAVADSLGWSTFDLVGHDWGGAVAWWVAEGHPERLRTLAVVSTPHPGALAEALRTDEDQHLRSGYMTEWRNSNTERRMLADDAAALRQMFEWRVPPSRVDEYVRRLSEPGALTAALNWYRAGRPGGRAGKVTVPTLYAWSTEDVAFGSTAALATGDWVTGPYRFEMLEDVSHWVPEQVPELLTSLLLEHLSP from the coding sequence GTGATCGAGCAGCTGGGTGTGGAGACCGACGAGGGCGTGTTCGACGCGATCGCCGCGGGCCCGGAGGACGGCCGCCCGGTGCTGTTCCTGCACGGCTTCCCGGAGGCGGCGGTCGAGTGGGAGCACCAGGTGGCGGTGCTGGGCCGCGAGGGGTTCCGGGCGGTGGCGTTCGACCAGCGCGGCTACTCGCCGGGCGTGCGGCCGGAGCGGCCCGCCGACTACGGGATCGAGGCGCTGGTCGGGGACGTGCTCGCGGTGGCCGACTCGCTCGGCTGGTCGACCTTCGACCTGGTGGGGCACGACTGGGGTGGCGCGGTGGCGTGGTGGGTCGCGGAGGGGCACCCGGAGCGGCTGCGCACGCTGGCCGTGGTGTCGACGCCGCACCCCGGCGCGCTGGCCGAGGCGCTGCGCACCGACGAGGACCAGCACCTGCGGTCCGGCTACATGACCGAGTGGCGCAACTCGAACACCGAGCGGCGGATGCTCGCCGACGACGCCGCCGCGCTGCGGCAGATGTTCGAGTGGCGGGTGCCGCCGAGCCGCGTCGACGAGTACGTGCGGCGGCTGTCCGAGCCGGGCGCGCTGACCGCGGCCCTCAACTGGTACCGGGCCGGGCGGCCCGGCGGGAGGGCCGGGAAGGTCACGGTGCCGACGCTGTACGCGTGGAGCACGGAGGACGTGGCGTTCGGCTCGACGGCGGCGCTGGCGACCGGCGACTGGGTGACCGGGCCGTACCGGTTCGAGATGCTGGAGGACGTGTCGCACTGGGTGCCGGAGCAGGTCCCGGAACTGCTCACGTCACTCCTCCTGGAGCATCTCTCCCCGTAG
- a CDS encoding DivIVA domain-containing protein yields MSTSFPTRWRGYDRAEVNAELERLRQELEVLRIDRDAACATVDDLTRELEEARSELGEYRVLHAGYAKDNAVSGCIRYLMHVARQKADAFETDARERSEQMLKRAEEVARRQVVLLDQTEQETQRRLAEAEERAREIVRAATAEAQALLAGAGRPDVPDRWTADTAPAAIDLPLDLPGPRVTSGPLPVVRPED; encoded by the coding sequence GTGAGCACGTCCTTCCCCACCCGGTGGCGCGGCTACGACCGGGCCGAGGTGAACGCCGAGCTGGAGCGGTTGCGCCAGGAGCTGGAGGTGCTGCGGATCGACCGGGACGCGGCCTGCGCCACCGTCGACGACCTGACCCGAGAGCTGGAGGAGGCCCGCAGCGAGCTGGGCGAGTACCGCGTGCTGCACGCCGGCTACGCCAAGGACAACGCGGTGTCCGGGTGCATCCGCTACCTGATGCACGTGGCGCGGCAGAAGGCCGACGCGTTCGAGACCGACGCCCGCGAGCGCAGCGAGCAGATGCTCAAGCGCGCCGAGGAGGTCGCCCGGCGGCAGGTGGTGCTGCTCGACCAGACCGAGCAGGAGACGCAGCGCCGCCTCGCCGAGGCCGAGGAGCGGGCGCGGGAGATCGTGCGGGCCGCCACGGCCGAGGCGCAGGCCCTGCTGGCCGGCGCCGGGCGGCCCGACGTGCCCGACCGGTGGACCGCCGACACCGCGCCCGCCGCCATCGACCTGCCGCTCGACCTGCCGGGACCCCGCGTCACCTCGGGTCCGCTGCCGGTGGTGCGGCCCGAGGACTGA